A stretch of the Psychroserpens sp. Hel_I_66 genome encodes the following:
- a CDS encoding T9SS type A sorting domain-containing protein, with translation MKKIIKSTLFLSLFFTMAFSLNSSAQELMIEVPFDTQIQSSTEIIEGKVISKASFWDNNHYNIYTVNTIEVYKIFKGENVSETIEIVTPGGTVGNDSEIVTPSLTLNIGDIGMFMLKDNNVAITNQSPQNKFMPFASSQGFYKYNLLSNEVFNPFVNKKGITTSFYNAIKAVSNTPNFIKVSNFDVLDIYNTNIANRNTTGSIEITSFAPTIVNGGVRDILVISGAGFGNTQGNVNFRDANSGGSQYYTALDSQIQSWSDSQIVLEVPSRAGTGDIQVVTSTSTTVTSSNNLTVFYSQINPGNGIADFQSQHFDLNGSGGYTWQMHTEFDNNTAANASFVRAFDTWVCSTGINWEIGAVTTVDIIADDDINIIRFDNGSELPDGVLGRCTSRFGSCNNPSSPGGIDIVVTELDIVFNDAFTGDFSVLSWEFGPGTASGFEVDFESVAVHELGHGHQLAHIINPGEVMHFSIANGQNSRNLGSSDIAGAADVMDRNLNTSVCGTDSMTASSCSTLGMDEAILAEHISIYPNPAKHILNIDAASHLRLESAIIFDVQGRKVMVRDLNKSDNTLHAIDVSQLQAGVYFIKIGMDSTSTTKKFIVE, from the coding sequence ATGAAAAAAATAATAAAATCTACACTGTTTTTGTCATTGTTTTTTACAATGGCATTTTCTTTAAATTCATCTGCTCAAGAGCTGATGATAGAAGTTCCTTTTGATACTCAAATTCAATCTTCCACAGAGATAATTGAAGGTAAGGTAATCTCTAAAGCATCTTTTTGGGATAATAATCACTATAATATCTATACCGTAAATACGATTGAGGTTTACAAAATTTTTAAGGGTGAAAATGTTTCAGAAACTATAGAAATAGTAACTCCGGGAGGAACGGTTGGCAATGATTCTGAAATTGTTACTCCAAGCCTTACTTTAAATATTGGCGACATTGGTATGTTCATGCTTAAAGACAATAACGTAGCCATAACAAACCAATCACCTCAAAATAAATTTATGCCTTTTGCATCATCACAAGGTTTTTATAAATATAATTTGCTGTCAAATGAAGTTTTTAATCCCTTTGTAAACAAAAAAGGAATTACAACTTCATTTTATAATGCTATTAAAGCAGTATCAAATACGCCTAATTTTATCAAAGTTTCAAATTTTGATGTCTTGGATATTTACAATACCAATATTGCAAACAGAAATACAACAGGGTCAATAGAGATCACAAGTTTTGCTCCAACCATAGTAAATGGAGGTGTGAGAGATATTCTCGTAATTTCTGGTGCTGGTTTTGGAAACACTCAAGGTAACGTTAATTTTAGGGATGCTAACTCTGGAGGTTCTCAATACTACACTGCTTTAGACAGTCAAATTCAAAGCTGGAGTGATTCTCAAATTGTTTTAGAAGTGCCTTCTAGAGCAGGTACCGGAGATATTCAAGTGGTGACATCAACATCTACAACTGTAACTTCCTCCAATAATCTTACTGTTTTTTACTCTCAAATAAATCCAGGAAATGGAATAGCAGATTTTCAATCACAACATTTTGATTTAAATGGATCTGGTGGTTACACATGGCAAATGCATACAGAATTTGATAACAATACTGCAGCAAATGCTTCTTTTGTTAGAGCTTTTGATACATGGGTTTGTAGTACAGGTATCAATTGGGAAATTGGAGCAGTTACTACAGTAGATATTATTGCAGATGATGATATAAACATTATTCGTTTTGATAATGGGTCAGAATTACCAGATGGTGTGTTAGGAAGATGTACGTCACGCTTTGGGTCATGCAATAACCCATCATCTCCAGGAGGAATTGATATTGTAGTTACAGAATTGGATATTGTTTTTAACGATGCATTTACAGGAGATTTTTCAGTATTGTCTTGGGAGTTTGGTCCAGGAACAGCCTCTGGTTTTGAGGTCGATTTTGAAAGTGTAGCGGTACATGAATTAGGACATGGCCATCAATTGGCACACATTATCAATCCTGGTGAAGTCATGCATTTCTCAATTGCGAATGGTCAAAATAGTAGAAATTTAGGGTCTAGTGATATTGCTGGTGCTGCAGATGTAATGGACAGGAACCTCAACACTTCTGTTTGCGGTACAGATTCTATGACTGCATCAAGTTGTTCTACACTTGGGATGGATGAAGCTATCCTGGCAGAACATATTTCGATTTATCCAAATCCAGCAAAACACATTTTAAATATTGATGCAGCATCCCATTTGCGATTAGAATCTGCAATTATTTTTGATGTACAAGGAAGAAAAGTCATGGTTCGAGATTTAAATAAATCAGACAATACTCTACATGCTATTGATGTAAGTCAATTGCAAGCAGGTGTTTACTTTATTAAAATTGGTATGGATTCTACATCAACCACAAAGAAATTTATTGTGGAGTAA
- a CDS encoding VPS10 domain-containing protein: MLKYICYFIFGATLFVSAQQPATSSQTIDDALAKKEELVKNSLVKNVAFKNIGPTIMSGRVVDLAVNSENPTEFYVGYASGGVWHTKNNGTTFSPILDTSETQNVGDIAVDWKTRTIWVGTGENNSSRSSYAGIGILKSTDNGETWQNMGLKDSHHIGRILINPNNPDEVVVGVTGHLYSANQERGIYKTTDGGNTWSQKLFVDDMSGIIDVQTNPNNYNLMFASSWTKDRKAWNFEGNGTNSAIYRSTDAGDTWTKVSTENSGFPTGQGVGRIGLAVYDDNVVYAVHDNQFRRPSEEKKESSNVLSKEDFKTMTAQALLDLEDDKINTYLKTNGFQEKYKADNVKQMVRSGNLKPIDLANYLEDANSMLFDTPVIGTEVYKSTDGGTTWKKTHDDYLDEIYYSYGYYFGHIYVAPNNADNIYIYGVPIVKSKDGGKTFTSISAENVHADHHALWINPKNPNHLINGNDGGVNITYDDGENWIKNNSPSVGQFYAINVDNEQPYNVYGGLQDNGVWKGAFGAPEDKSWHQSGEYPWKSIMGGDGMQIEIDSRNHNVVYTGFQFGNYFRLNLETDEQTYIQPKHELGESPYRFNWQTPILLSPHNQDILYLGGNKLMRSMNQGSDFVAISGDLTNGGKKGNVAYGTLTTVSESPFQFGLIYTGSDDGLIHITNDGGGNWRNISNTLPQDLWVSRVIASKHKKERVYATLNGYRWDDFKVYAYMSDDYGKTWKDISSNIPASPVNVIREDTENENILYLGTDNGAYVSFNNGSTWEAFSNGLPNVAVHDIVIQPEAKHLLLGTHGRSIYQTEIGPIQQINSSMQSKAVTLFKVNDARFSPRWGSSWSKWFDAYEPTVDVTYYSNVSEEKNIKIYSESGTLLNEMKVKADKGFNYSKYDLTLTEKGRKALLKENTNIDINKANNDKYYLPKGKYSIQIGDEKTMFEVK, translated from the coding sequence ATGTTAAAATATATCTGTTATTTTATTTTTGGAGCAACACTATTTGTTAGTGCTCAACAACCAGCAACATCATCACAAACCATTGATGATGCTCTGGCAAAAAAAGAAGAACTTGTCAAGAATTCCTTAGTTAAAAATGTAGCATTTAAAAATATAGGCCCAACCATAATGAGTGGTCGTGTGGTTGATCTGGCAGTTAATTCAGAAAATCCAACCGAGTTTTACGTGGGTTACGCTTCTGGTGGAGTTTGGCATACCAAAAATAATGGCACCACATTCTCTCCAATTTTAGATACTTCGGAAACTCAAAATGTAGGAGACATTGCTGTTGATTGGAAAACCAGAACCATTTGGGTTGGAACCGGTGAGAACAATAGTTCAAGATCGAGTTATGCAGGCATTGGGATTTTAAAATCAACAGATAATGGAGAAACCTGGCAAAATATGGGTCTCAAAGATTCCCATCATATTGGACGCATTCTCATTAATCCTAATAACCCTGACGAAGTCGTTGTTGGTGTGACGGGACATTTATATTCTGCAAATCAAGAACGAGGGATTTATAAAACAACCGATGGCGGGAACACATGGTCACAAAAACTATTCGTTGATGACATGAGTGGGATTATAGACGTACAAACCAACCCAAATAACTATAATTTAATGTTCGCATCGTCATGGACAAAAGATCGTAAAGCATGGAATTTTGAAGGAAATGGAACTAATTCCGCTATATACAGAAGTACAGATGCTGGAGATACTTGGACTAAGGTTTCTACGGAAAACAGCGGTTTCCCAACCGGTCAAGGCGTTGGTAGAATTGGCTTAGCGGTTTATGATGATAATGTTGTTTATGCAGTTCATGATAACCAGTTTCGCAGACCTTCCGAAGAAAAAAAAGAGAGCTCAAACGTATTGTCAAAAGAAGACTTTAAAACCATGACAGCCCAAGCATTATTGGATTTAGAGGATGACAAAATAAATACCTATTTAAAAACAAACGGTTTTCAGGAAAAATATAAAGCCGACAATGTAAAGCAAATGGTGAGAAGCGGTAACCTAAAACCTATTGATCTTGCCAATTATCTAGAAGATGCAAATTCTATGCTTTTTGACACACCTGTTATTGGCACCGAAGTTTATAAAAGTACAGATGGCGGAACAACGTGGAAAAAAACTCACGACGACTACCTCGACGAAATCTATTACAGTTACGGTTACTATTTTGGCCATATTTATGTGGCTCCAAATAATGCAGATAACATTTATATTTATGGAGTACCTATCGTAAAATCTAAAGATGGCGGAAAAACATTTACCTCTATTAGTGCAGAAAACGTGCATGCAGATCACCATGCACTTTGGATCAATCCAAAAAATCCAAACCATTTGATAAATGGTAACGATGGTGGTGTAAATATTACTTACGATGATGGTGAAAATTGGATTAAAAACAACTCACCATCTGTTGGTCAATTTTATGCTATCAATGTAGATAATGAACAACCGTATAATGTCTATGGTGGTTTGCAGGATAATGGTGTTTGGAAAGGTGCTTTTGGTGCTCCAGAAGATAAATCGTGGCATCAAAGTGGTGAATACCCATGGAAGAGTATCATGGGTGGCGACGGGATGCAAATTGAGATTGATAGTAGAAATCACAATGTGGTGTATACAGGTTTTCAATTTGGAAATTACTTTAGGCTCAATCTAGAGACCGATGAGCAAACGTACATCCAGCCAAAACATGAGTTGGGCGAAAGTCCGTATCGTTTTAACTGGCAAACACCTATTTTACTCTCTCCTCACAATCAGGATATTTTATATTTAGGAGGAAACAAATTAATGCGTTCTATGAATCAAGGCAGCGATTTTGTTGCCATTTCAGGAGACCTCACAAATGGCGGTAAAAAAGGAAACGTTGCTTACGGTACATTGACAACAGTTAGTGAATCTCCATTTCAATTTGGGTTGATTTATACAGGTAGTGATGATGGTTTGATTCATATCACTAATGATGGTGGTGGCAATTGGAGAAACATTTCAAACACGTTACCACAAGACCTTTGGGTAAGTCGCGTAATTGCATCCAAACATAAAAAAGAACGCGTTTATGCAACACTCAACGGGTATCGTTGGGATGATTTTAAAGTCTATGCTTACATGAGTGATGACTATGGAAAGACATGGAAAGACATTAGCTCCAACATTCCTGCATCTCCAGTAAACGTGATTAGAGAAGATACCGAAAATGAAAATATTCTTTATTTGGGAACAGATAATGGAGCGTATGTTTCTTTCAATAATGGCAGTACTTGGGAAGCATTCAGTAACGGGTTGCCAAATGTTGCTGTTCACGATATCGTGATCCAACCAGAAGCAAAACATCTATTACTGGGAACACATGGTCGCAGCATTTACCAAACCGAAATTGGTCCTATACAGCAAATAAATTCAAGCATGCAATCAAAAGCTGTAACGTTATTTAAAGTCAATGACGCAAGATTCTCTCCGCGCTGGGGAAGTTCATGGAGCAAATGGTTTGACGCTTATGAACCAACTGTAGATGTTACTTATTATTCTAATGTTTCCGAAGAAAAAAACATAAAGATTTATTCGGAAAGTGGAACACTTTTAAATGAGATGAAAGTTAAAGCAGATAAAGGATTTAATTACTCGAAATACGATTTAACGCTTACCGAAAAAGGCAGAAAAGCATTATTAAAAGAAAACACAAATATTGATATTAATAAGGCTAATAACGATAAATACTACTTGCCAAAAGGTAAATATTCAATTCAAATTGGTGATGAAAAAACAATGTTTGAAGTGAAATAA
- a CDS encoding aminopeptidase P family protein translates to MKYHKINSNLFIKNRKNFMSKMKPSSLAVFNSNDIYPISADSTMPFQQHRDIFYLSGVDQEESILVLFPDCPKEKHREILFLKETNEHIAVWEGEKLTKEAALETSGIKTVYWLKDMEKIMFELMTQCDTVYINTNEHYRASVETETREDRFTKWLKDKYPAHSVAKSNPILQRLRSVKDPIEIELMQKACDITEKGFRRILNFVKPDVWEYNLEAEFMHEFLNNRSKGFAYTPIIGSGKNANVLHYVENNQQCKAGELILIDAGAEYANYASDMTRTIPVSGRFSKRQREVYDAVNRVKNDATKMLVPGTDWAEYHVEVGKLMTSELIGLGLLDKADVQNEDKDWPAYKKYFMHGTSHHIGLDTHDYGILTEPMQANNVFTVEPGIYIPAEGFGIRLEDDLVIQEKGEPFNLMRNIPIEAEEIEEIMNS, encoded by the coding sequence ATGAAATATCACAAAATCAATAGCAATCTCTTTATTAAAAACCGCAAAAACTTTATGTCAAAAATGAAACCTAGCAGTCTAGCGGTTTTCAATTCTAACGACATTTATCCCATAAGTGCAGATAGTACAATGCCTTTTCAGCAGCATCGCGATATTTTTTATTTAAGTGGAGTGGATCAGGAGGAAAGTATTCTGGTATTATTCCCAGATTGTCCAAAAGAAAAACACAGGGAAATTCTATTTTTAAAAGAAACCAACGAGCATATCGCAGTTTGGGAAGGCGAGAAACTAACCAAAGAAGCAGCTCTGGAAACTAGCGGAATCAAAACCGTCTATTGGCTCAAAGACATGGAAAAAATCATGTTTGAACTCATGACACAGTGCGATACCGTCTATATAAATACCAACGAACATTACAGAGCATCTGTAGAGACTGAAACCCGGGAAGACCGTTTTACCAAATGGCTAAAAGATAAATATCCAGCTCACAGTGTCGCAAAAAGTAACCCCATTTTACAAAGGTTACGCTCTGTAAAAGATCCAATTGAGATTGAATTAATGCAAAAAGCGTGTGACATTACAGAGAAGGGATTTCGTCGCATACTAAACTTTGTAAAACCAGATGTGTGGGAATATAATCTTGAAGCCGAATTCATGCACGAATTTTTAAATAACCGCTCCAAAGGATTTGCTTATACACCAATAATTGGATCAGGTAAAAATGCCAATGTGTTGCATTATGTAGAAAACAACCAACAATGCAAAGCAGGCGAACTCATCTTAATTGATGCAGGTGCAGAATATGCAAACTACGCCAGTGATATGACGAGAACCATACCAGTATCTGGTCGTTTTTCAAAACGTCAACGAGAAGTTTATGATGCGGTGAATCGTGTAAAAAATGATGCCACTAAAATGTTGGTGCCTGGAACCGATTGGGCTGAGTATCACGTTGAGGTTGGAAAATTAATGACTTCGGAATTAATAGGACTTGGATTATTAGACAAAGCCGATGTACAAAACGAAGATAAAGATTGGCCAGCTTACAAGAAATATTTTATGCACGGAACATCTCATCACATAGGATTAGATACGCATGATTACGGAATTCTCACCGAACCTATGCAAGCCAACAACGTATTCACGGTAGAACCTGGAATTTATATTCCTGCGGAAGGTTTCGGGATTCGATTAGAAGACGATCTCGTGATTCAAGAAAAAGGAGAACCATTTAATTTAATGCGTAATATCCCAATTGAAGCTGAAGAAATTGAGGAGATTATGAATTCTTAG